A portion of the Cryptomeria japonica chromosome 5, Sugi_1.0, whole genome shotgun sequence genome contains these proteins:
- the LOC131876242 gene encoding probable disease resistance protein At4g27220, with translation MKKHKFALVLDDVWETTATSLIEELCAPHSPHHNSNIIIASSRTISVLSQLGAPTLAVIQMQDWSEDHSWRLFLSHAFLHSEGVFPMSIDQEIAWCVYNECGDLPLALKVVGQAMADITQSNKWELAVDRLQSDATNSLYGNLRLSYDTLADVAGCCISLLLCFLCLAAYPENNIISPTYAIAYWTGEGLVTGPNPFQIGEMVHNVLRDLAHQIAANEEKCFFQAGRGLRQFPADVSSGYVRISLIDNSLSSVPKKFRASYIRSFLLASNTFSAEISEEVIGSMTSLRVLDLSPTALQLLQKNMGYLKHLVCLRLCYVPIKRLPNTVASLKGLQILDLEGYDISQLPVGISKLTSLKALDIGFCEHLQCVPYGSAHLTFLEYLNTSNSPNIRLNKCRGNRLSISHFGTLNQLKRLGFQYNGKIIPEGMLGTMKQMEYLHFHLTDENSTP, from the exons ATGAAGAAACACAAGTTTGCCTTGGTTCTAGATGATGTTTGGGAAACAACTGCAACCTCGTTAATAGAGGAGCTGTGTGCGCCTCACTCTCCACACCACAATTCCAACATCATCATTGCCTCTTCCAGAACTATTAGTGTGCTCTCGCAGTTGGGTGCTCCAACTTTAGCAGTCATCCAAATGCAAGACTGGAGTGAGGATCACAGCTGGAGATTATTTTTGTCCCATGCTTTTTTACACAGCGAGGGAGTTTTTCCTATGAGCATCGACCAAGAAATAGCTTGGTGTGTATACAACGAGTGCGGGGATCTTCCCTTGGCCCTTAAAGTAGTCGGGCAGGCTATGGCGGACATCACTCAGTCAAATAAATGGGAATTGGCAGTCGACAGATTGCAGAGTGATGCAACAAACTCGCTCTACGGCAATTTGAGACTAAGCTACGATACTTTGGCTGACGTGGCTGGCTGTTGCATTTCTTTGTTGCTATGCTTTCTCTGCCTCGCTGCTTACCCAGAAAACAATATCATATCTCCTACATATGCAATTGCCTACTGGACTGGAGAAGGATTGGTAACCGGTCCTAATCCTTTCCAAATTGGAGAGAT GGTACATAATGTTTTGCGTGATTTAGCACATCAAATTGCTGCAAATGAAGAAAAATGCTTCTTTCAGGCAGGCAGAGGTTTACGACAGTTTCCAGCGGACGTTTCTTCAGGATACGTCAGGATTTCATTAATAGACAACAGTTTAAGTAGTGTTCCAAAGAAATTTAGAGCTTCGTATATCCGTTCCTTTTTACTGGCTAGCAATACTTTTTCGGCAGAAATTTCAGAAGAGGTGATTGGAAGTATGACCTCTCTCAGAGTCCTGGATTTGTCACCTACTGCCCTTCAGTTGTTACAAAAAAACATGGGATATTTGAAGCATTTAGTTTGTCTCAGGTTATGCTATGTGCCAATCAAGAGACTGCCCAACACTGTCGCTTCTCTAAAAGGACTTCAAATATTAGATCTTGAAGGATATGATATTTCACAACTGCCAGTCGGCATTTCTAAGTTGACTTCCCTAAAAGCTTTAGACATTGGTTTTTGTGAACATCTGCAGTGCGTGCCTTATGGAAGCGCACACCTCACGTTTTTGGAGTACCTTAACACAAGTAATTCTCCAAATATACGATTGAATAAATGCAGAGGAAATCGACTTTCAATTAGTCATTTTGGCACCTTGAACCAACTCAAAAGGTTAGGGTTTCAATATAATGGTAAAATAATTCCAGAAGGAATGCTAGGAACCATGAAACAGATGGAGTATCTACATTTTCATCTCACAGATGAAAATTCTACCCCATGA